Proteins from a single region of Leuconostoc gasicomitatum LMG 18811:
- a CDS encoding helix-turn-helix domain-containing protein: protein MELGKQIKNYRTTFNYSQEQLAEKTFVSRQTISNWETNKSYPDIQSLLLLSSVFGTSLDELVKGDLQVMKNELQNNKSNRRMTVYSWIMVISFLVTAVSMGPILLADKIILLFIPFLLLVPACYFGIKVESLKKSADIKTYSEILAFSQGKSVDELRRYRNKVSNFFEKFAIVFLFIIVFVSICSVSTWVARILMS from the coding sequence ATGGAATTAGGTAAACAAATAAAGAATTATCGCACGACTTTTAATTATTCTCAAGAACAATTGGCAGAAAAAACTTTTGTTTCGAGACAAACAATTTCAAATTGGGAAACAAATAAAAGTTATCCAGATATTCAAAGTCTGTTGTTACTTAGTTCGGTATTCGGTACTTCCTTAGATGAATTAGTCAAGGGAGATTTACAAGTTATGAAAAATGAGTTACAGAACAACAAAAGTAATCGGAGAATGACGGTATATTCCTGGATTATGGTTATTTCTTTTCTAGTGACAGCAGTATCAATGGGGCCAATACTTTTAGCGGATAAGATAATTTTATTATTCATACCATTCTTATTACTTGTCCCAGCATGTTATTTTGGCATCAAAGTAGAATCATTAAAAAAATCAGCAGATATAAAAACATATTCAGAAATATTAGCCTTTAGTCAAGGCAAGTCAGTGGATGAATTAAGAAGATATAGAAATAAAGTATCTAATTTTTTTGAGAAATTTGCTATTGTATTTCTATTTATAATTGTGTTTGTTAGTATTTGCTCAGTTTCTACATGGGTGGCGCGTATATTGATGTCATAA
- a CDS encoding lactonase family protein, with translation MKENIIFGSYQRGIYMLKFDTDSGHLSEPFLLTDVDSATYFDISSTGTVYTAIAEKSMGGVGVFDLENKTLHNITKHLSFSPAPVHINIQGALLLASNYNGGSLNIYKLSSDNHLELSDTFINSGTGTLPQQNTSHIHFAGIMPDKRLIVLDLGTDEAIIFDISESGKLLNRVNVFKFPNGFGPRHLCVTNDNHHIIVLGELSSEVAVLSYVEGSLVLEQLVSTIPDQWMGENGCGGIKLSFDQKFLYVSNRGHNSISVFKLEFIASNLKLNMIQNISSFGLFPRDISCDKSGDYLFSANQKSNSISMFKVLDGKLEYIKTKNNLDMPVCIKFI, from the coding sequence ATGAAAGAAAATATAATTTTTGGTAGTTACCAACGAGGCATCTATATGTTGAAGTTTGACACGGATTCAGGCCATTTATCTGAACCGTTTCTCCTAACAGATGTGGATTCAGCAACATATTTTGATATATCAAGTACTGGGACTGTTTACACAGCAATTGCAGAAAAAAGCATGGGAGGAGTTGGGGTATTTGATTTAGAAAATAAGACACTTCATAATATTACGAAGCATCTATCGTTCTCCCCTGCACCAGTTCACATTAATATTCAAGGCGCGTTGCTATTAGCTAGTAACTATAATGGCGGGAGCTTAAATATTTATAAGTTGTCATCAGATAATCATTTAGAATTATCTGACACATTTATTAATTCCGGAACAGGCACACTGCCACAGCAAAACACTTCACACATTCACTTTGCTGGTATAATGCCAGATAAACGGTTGATAGTATTGGATTTAGGAACGGACGAGGCTATCATTTTTGATATATCGGAGTCGGGTAAACTATTAAATCGTGTCAATGTATTCAAATTCCCCAATGGTTTTGGACCGAGGCACCTATGCGTTACTAATGATAATCATCATATTATTGTGCTAGGAGAGCTGTCAAGTGAAGTTGCTGTTTTAAGCTATGTTGAAGGCTCTTTAGTTCTAGAACAATTGGTGTCTACAATTCCTGACCAATGGATGGGAGAAAATGGATGCGGTGGCATAAAATTGTCCTTCGATCAAAAATTTCTATATGTTTCAAATAGAGGCCATAATTCAATATCTGTATTTAAATTAGAATTTATAGCCTCTAATTTAAAATTAAATATGATACAGAATATTAGTTCTTTTGGCTTGTTCCCGCGGGATATTTCATGCGACAAGAGTGGTGACTATCTATTTTCCGCAAATCAAAAATCAAACTCCATTTCAATGTTTAAAGTGTTGGATGGAAAGTTAGAGTATATAAAAACTAAAAATAATTTAGATATGCCAGTTTGTATCAAGTTTATTTAA
- a CDS encoding helix-turn-helix domain-containing protein, producing MIDIASKIIFSERQLQQITGGTLGNTLKSMRENVGLTEKDLAIQLNVTTATLFHYENDKRQPDIKFLKTYEKCIQFVNFYCIKIVKVLF from the coding sequence TTGATTGATATTGCTAGCAAAATTATTTTTTCTGAAAGACAACTACAGCAAATTACAGGTGGTACTTTAGGAAATACTTTGAAATCTATGCGGGAAAATGTTGGTTTGACTGAAAAAGATCTTGCAATTCAGCTCAATGTGACAACAGCTACGTTATTTCATTATGAGAATGATAAAAGACAGCCGGATATAAAATTCTTGAAGACTTATGAAAAATGTATACAATTCGTTAACTTTTATTGCATAAAGATAGTGAAAGTATTATTCTAA
- a CDS encoding bacteriocin immunity protein, with product MTEKYEEYNLKAVSLIKKMIANLSVNEKELKDLLTKYELDLVADKTSHNFIFPKLQNDFTMYLYEHGFSISKENMQLYFELSQLINKAGFKVMPPLI from the coding sequence ATGACTGAAAAATATGAAGAATATAACCTAAAGGCTGTGTCTCTCATTAAAAAAATGATTGCTAATTTATCTGTCAATGAGAAGGAATTAAAAGACCTTTTAACAAAGTATGAGTTGGATCTAGTTGCAGACAAGACCTCGCACAATTTCATATTTCCGAAGTTACAGAATGACTTTACTATGTATCTGTACGAACATGGCTTCTCGATTTCCAAAGAAAATATGCAGCTATATTTTGAACTATCTCAGTTAATTAACAAGGCTGGATTTAAAGTAATGCCCCCGCTAATTTGA
- a CDS encoding gluconate:proton symporter has protein sequence MINTIIGILLILTFLGFVFFVMKGGNIMLGFLVMAILWTIIGGIPLKTAIVEVFSKPALDYGSTIMVIIFGSWFGRILVDTGIAGSISYETVKVSYKHPVIASILICLVTSLIFTSSYGVGAVIALAVILIPVLTSLGLPKHIAIVAFSLSIGSAMYVNIVIIKQLQIFFPKVVYGAKYLAFGFSAMFIQLAVVTLFILLHSRTIHKNEVAQDASQSQNKFNAPKISYVMPVFPVFMNLVFGWEPIPALMLAIAIVLLITGNLKTYNQALNIINSSIKIAITDISGLIIMLLFLTMFSATAVKNAAKFSGVLNSIVPNSPTVLAIAIIILAPLALFRGPLMVWGSGSATVAVLAGTGIFNQYFAFALMLIPSVSIAISTCITQSWNLWLVEDSKIPVKKFLITGVPYGWLSAALNVILALYMFK, from the coding sequence ATGATTAATACAATTATTGGAATATTATTGATTTTAACGTTTCTAGGTTTCGTGTTCTTCGTGATGAAGGGTGGCAATATTATGCTGGGGTTTTTGGTTATGGCCATCCTCTGGACTATAATTGGTGGCATTCCTTTAAAAACGGCAATAGTTGAGGTCTTTTCAAAGCCAGCCCTTGATTATGGCTCAACAATTATGGTCATTATTTTTGGGTCCTGGTTTGGCCGTATTTTAGTTGACACAGGAATTGCAGGATCGATTAGTTATGAAACCGTAAAGGTGAGTTACAAACACCCAGTCATCGCATCCATTTTAATTTGTTTAGTGACCTCACTTATTTTTACTAGTTCATATGGTGTAGGTGCTGTAATAGCGCTTGCTGTCATTTTAATACCGGTATTAACCTCTTTAGGGTTACCAAAACACATTGCTATAGTTGCTTTTTCACTATCTATTGGGTCAGCTATGTATGTTAATATCGTAATCATTAAACAACTGCAGATATTTTTTCCAAAGGTTGTTTATGGTGCAAAGTATTTGGCGTTTGGTTTTTCAGCTATGTTTATTCAACTCGCTGTCGTAACGTTGTTTATTTTATTGCATTCACGAACAATTCACAAAAATGAAGTGGCACAAGATGCGTCTCAATCACAAAATAAATTCAACGCACCAAAAATTTCATACGTTATGCCTGTCTTTCCTGTTTTCATGAATTTGGTATTTGGATGGGAACCAATTCCTGCATTGATGCTTGCTATAGCTATCGTTTTGTTAATTACAGGGAATTTGAAAACATATAACCAGGCATTGAACATTATTAATAGTTCAATAAAAATTGCCATCACTGATATTTCAGGACTAATAATAATGCTATTGTTTTTAACAATGTTCAGTGCAACTGCCGTTAAAAATGCTGCTAAATTCAGCGGTGTATTAAATTCTATTGTTCCCAATAGTCCTACTGTGTTAGCTATAGCTATTATAATATTAGCCCCATTAGCTTTATTTAGAGGCCCTCTCATGGTGTGGGGATCTGGTTCAGCAACAGTTGCAGTGTTAGCAGGTACTGGGATTTTTAATCAATATTTTGCTTTTGCTTTAATGTTAATTCCCTCTGTTTCAATCGCGATATCTACGTGTATTACGCAGTCGTGGAATTTATGGTTAGTTGAGGACTCAAAAATTCCTGTTAAAAAGTTTTTAATAACAGGTGTGCCATATGGATGGCTGTCAGCAGCGTTAAATGTGATATTAGCTCTATATATGTTTAAGTGA
- a CDS encoding epimerase, whose protein sequence is MNRKNIVLNTLLLKDEFEKGRSQSQLVNDLINQLSVSNIEIRREFNADTFSELVAIRKIHLEQNTEFFYSVPDNLLLNQHINPKLFQYVGESQFMGVKHLKMTLGDWHNSMFKELSYLSKILPANIELNIENDQTRANSDIELLNDFFETANQNNINIGFVNDIGNWIFTDQDVYTCSTSLSRYTRFVHLKNYKKIQDSVNTTPFYDGEINWEKIIKLFSNDLPIALEYPSSMENILNDINAFKTSKV, encoded by the coding sequence ATGAATAGAAAAAACATTGTTTTAAATACTTTGCTATTAAAGGATGAATTTGAAAAGGGGAGATCGCAGTCCCAACTTGTTAATGATTTAATTAATCAGCTATCAGTTTCTAACATTGAAATTCGAAGAGAATTTAATGCAGATACTTTCTCAGAATTAGTAGCAATTCGAAAAATTCATTTAGAACAAAACACAGAATTTTTTTATTCTGTACCAGATAATTTATTATTGAACCAACATATTAATCCAAAATTGTTTCAATATGTTGGTGAATCACAGTTCATGGGTGTTAAACATCTCAAAATGACATTGGGTGACTGGCACAATAGTATGTTCAAAGAATTGTCCTATCTGTCTAAAATATTGCCTGCCAATATAGAATTAAATATTGAAAATGATCAAACGCGTGCTAATAGTGATATTGAATTATTAAATGATTTTTTTGAAACAGCAAATCAAAATAATATCAACATCGGTTTTGTCAATGACATTGGAAACTGGATTTTTACAGATCAAGATGTTTATACCTGCTCAACTTCTCTAAGCAGGTACACTAGATTTGTTCACCTGAAAAATTATAAAAAAATTCAAGATTCAGTCAATACCACACCGTTTTACGATGGTGAAATTAATTGGGAAAAAATCATTAAACTGTTTTCTAATGATTTGCCTATC
- a CDS encoding LysR family transcriptional regulator, translating into MIGNENISFDMLNVFIKVSETKSINQSSKVLLLSQPAISKKIHQLENYVGAQLFNRSAKGVDLTYDGHMFYVFATRMLNELTRTIDEINHKNFSFSNLTIGVLDSISSFIFPNFFINKVYELQKLEVTNKGIDLIMPFNEGRLDAIIIDSAFGDDIVGPYVQKKLFEEPYYIVYSQSNTKMSPLIKSATVRAIDLQKFNLILLPTHCPIHQQVVKTFNRLNVALPEIFENNYSELTISLVRNSDFIAVLPESIAVNKVAQDTNGLGMNKLEIAFNRSVSVFGRSADIVEEIEKELA; encoded by the coding sequence ATGATTGGAAATGAAAATATAAGCTTTGACATGTTGAACGTATTTATTAAAGTCAGTGAAACAAAGAGCATCAACCAAAGTAGTAAGGTGCTGCTTCTATCGCAACCGGCCATTAGTAAAAAAATTCATCAATTAGAAAATTACGTGGGAGCACAACTGTTTAATCGTAGTGCCAAAGGGGTAGATTTAACATATGACGGTCATATGTTTTATGTTTTTGCTACACGAATGCTAAACGAATTAACGAGAACAATCGATGAAATTAATCATAAAAATTTTTCATTTAGTAATCTAACCATAGGTGTTCTCGACAGTATCTCTTCTTTTATTTTTCCAAATTTTTTTATAAATAAAGTTTACGAATTACAAAAGTTAGAGGTAACGAACAAAGGCATTGACTTAATTATGCCTTTTAACGAAGGAAGATTGGATGCCATTATTATTGATTCTGCGTTTGGTGATGACATTGTAGGACCTTATGTGCAAAAAAAACTATTTGAAGAGCCTTACTATATTGTTTATTCACAATCAAATACTAAAATGTCACCCTTGATTAAAAGTGCGACTGTTAGAGCAATAGATCTTCAAAAATTTAATTTGATATTATTACCTACTCATTGCCCCATTCACCAACAAGTGGTTAAAACTTTTAATCGTTTAAACGTTGCCCTCCCTGAAATATTTGAGAATAACTATAGTGAACTAACTATTTCCTTAGTTAGAAATTCTGATTTTATTGCGGTACTTCCTGAATCTATAGCTGTTAATAAAGTGGCACAAGATACTAATGGTTTAGGGATGAACAAATTAGAGATAGCATTTAACCGCTCGGTATCTGTCTTCGGAAGATCTGCCGATATAGTTGAAGAAATTGAAAAAGAATTGGCTTGA